Proteins found in one Haemorhous mexicanus isolate bHaeMex1 chromosome 23, bHaeMex1.pri, whole genome shotgun sequence genomic segment:
- the PER3 gene encoding period circadian protein homolog 3 isoform X1, with protein MDATERRGGSAEHGAARAWAGAGREAAAPRGAADARCAACAGSGPGGTELHSPESGGKKANSEQLNWSQSHRDMMMMIQEMKRCLPEEKRSSNKPSTISALNYALQCVQQVQANNDFFQALNDRRVFQADVVTYSIEELVAVASEHTPKNTDTFVAVFSLLSGRIVHISEQAASILNCKKKVLDSSRFVELLVPQDVSVFYTHTDQSHLPLWNMESQTASPYEYAQVKSFFCRIRGGKDQEQEARCYPFRITPYLVHVCTSVHVDAESCCLALAEKIHSGYEAPRIPMDKRIFTTTHTPGCVFLDIDDRAVPLLGYLPQDLIGTSILMYLHPEDRPLMITIHRKILKFAGQPPFEHLPIRFCTQNGDYVILDTSWSSFVNPWSRKVVFIIGRHKVRTSPLNEDVFAPRSKETSSVEKEIRELQGQIYKLLLQPVHSNVSSGYGSLGSSGSYEHYISIASSSDSNGNCAEETQEPMTLQQVCADVNRIKNLGQQLYIASRSKPQNANEQAVSSEVLGGKRHPASCFLQTLRGDSTEPGNTFYDDPKKTPHVPSYQQINCVDSIIRYLESCSIPALKRKCKSSANTSSSSSEDDKQVQQSQQQVRALEDTAMLSAVESHTPISAGLEETLKDQTTAGMVGAPLADLTLSNKAPSVISVTSQCSYSSTIVHVPHPESEVTTMEDAAVGSEQIELPPVNAQSLTVLPEDFRPVGLTKETLSAHTQKEEQNYVDKFRQRVLLSPFRTYLQQGSGSNNRHSCGQGDSPSKQMSPANCKKGKHGKFKRQKPQRQCSDSHSTSKNRNSLPCEKRTSQKQLFSPSEVSYLSSSNLNVHPPVGFPAYLNPVSTFPASSGGEQLALRSSQPQSMSSSQLCCGPQSYPVFYPPNIGTFMAVFFQGFPMYAQMPQHVFLPSPQCVYPPSSYPCTMLPPAPPPCAPSPVAPCSVDQPFPASPHSSVEDQQEGQCHQALLLSSSRSSSPLQLNLLQEELPKPMELSISADVKPHAEDKHDNDPEDNGKTAALEFPDRSLFEDSQLGSGSAASGSGSALSGSLGSSFNETSGHGTAGSGKSSKYFASNYSSEASKEEENQEAEEKGTAYKSKHESAWVMMDHTPERFLMNYQMPNRIKEEVLKQDLEKLAVMQKQQPWFTDGQKKELAEVHSWIRTQTVPLQISTQGCVTCDSREGSCEAAVADDSMENKGEPPPALPR; from the exons ATGGACGCGACCGAGCGCCGAGGCGGCAGCGCGGAGCACGGCGCGGCCCGGGCCTGGGCTGGGGccgggcgggaggcggcggcgcccAGGGGGGCTGCGGACGCTCGGTGCGCGGCGTGCGCGGGAAGCGGCCCCGGCGGGACCGAGCTGCACAGCCCCGAGTCCGGCGGCAAAAAAGCCAACAG TGAGCAGCTGAATTGGAGCCAGTCACACAGAGatatgatgatgatgatccAAGAAATGAAAAGGTGTTTGCCTGAGGAGAAAAGGAGTTCTAACAAGCCCAGCACCATCAGTGCTCTCAACTATGCCTTGCAGTGTGTCCAGCAGGTCCAAG cAAACAATGACTTTTTCCAGGCTCTGAATGACCGAAGAGTGTTTCAGGCAGATGTGGTGACTTACAGCATAGAAGAGTTGGTGGCAGTTGCATCTGAACACACTCCAAAAAACACT gacaCATTTGTGgctgtgttttctttgctgtctggaCGCATAGTGCATATTTCTGAGCAGGCAGCTTCTATTCTGAACTGTAAGAAGAAAGTGTTGGACTCCTCCCGCTTTGTGGAGCTGCTTGTCCCTCAGGATGTGAGTGTGTTCTACACACACACTGATCAGTCTCACCTGCCCCTTTGGAACATGGAAAGTCAAACAG CCTCTCCATATGAATATGCCCAGGTGAAATCCTTTTTCTGCAGGATCAG gGGTGGGAAAGATCAAGAACAAGAAGCACGTTGTTACCCCTTCCGAATCACCCCGTACTTGGTCCACGTGTGCACTTCTGTCCATGTGGATGCAGAGTCCTGCTGCTTAGCTTTGGCTGAGAAAATCCACTCTGGATATGAAG CTCCTCGAATTCCTATGGATAAAAGAATATTCACCACCACACACACCCCTGGATGTGTTTTTCTGGACATAGATGACAG AGCAGTGCCTTTGTTGGGTTACTTACCTCAGGATTTAATTGGAACATCCATACTGATGTATTTGCACCCAGAAGATCGTCCTTTGATGATCACTATTCACCGGAAAA TACTGAAATTTGCTGGCCAACCCCCTTTTGAACATTTACCTATTAGATTTTGTACTCAAAATGGGGATTATGTCATACTGGACACCAGCTGGTCCAGTTTTGTGAATCCTTGGAGCAGGAAAGTTGTGTTCATCATTGGCCGACACAAAGTCCGGAC AAGCCCTCTGAATGAAGATGTCTTTGCCCCAAGAAGTAAAGAAACGAGCAGCGTGGAGAAAGAGATAAGAGAATTACAAGGACAAATTTACAAACTGCTTCTGCAG CCAGTTCACAGCAATGTTTCCAGTGGTTATGGAAGCCTTGGAAGCAGTGGCTCTTATGAGCACTACATCAGCATAGCATCTTCAAGTGACTCCAATGGGAACTGTGCAGAGGAAACACAGGAACCA ATGACATTGCAACAAGTTTGTGCAGATGTCAACAGAATAAAGaacctggggcagcagctgtaCATTGCATCGAGGAGCAAGCCACAGAATGCAAATGAACAGGCTGTGAGCTCCGAAGTTTTGGGAG GGAAGAGGCATCCTGCTTCCTGTTTTCTTCAGACACTGAGAGGGGATAGCACAGAACCAGGAAACACATTTTATGATGATCCAAAGAAGACTCCTCATGTTCCTTCCTATCAGCAGATCAATTGTGTTGATAGTATCATCAG ATATCTAGAGAGCTGCAGTATTCCAGCattgaaaaggaaatgtaaatcTTCTGCAAACACATCATCGTCATCTTCAGAAGATGACAAACAAGTCCAGCAAAGTCAGCAGCAAGTCAGGGCATTGGAAG ATACTGCTATGCTGTCAGCAGTTGAGTCCCACACGCCAATATCTGCTGGTCTGGAAGAGACGCTGAAAGACCAGACAACTGCAGGCATGGTGGGAGCTCCTCTGGCAGACCTGACCCTGTCCAACAAGGCTCCAAGTGTCATATCTGTCACCAGCCAGTGCAGCTACAGCAGCACTATAGTGCATGTCCCACACCCTGAATCAG AAGTGACTACGATGGAGGATGCTGCTGTTGGAAGTGAACAAATTGAGCTGCCTCCTGTGAATGCTCAGAGTCTCACAGTGCTGCCTGAAGACTTTAGGCCGGTTGGGCTGACAAAAGAGACGTTGTCAGCCCACACTCAAAAGGAGGAGCAGAACTATGTTGACAAGTTCAGACAGAGGGTCTTGCTCTCTCCGTTTAGGACCTACCTTCAACAAGGAAGTGGAAGTAACAACAGACATTCCTGTGGCCAAG gtGATTCCCCTTCAAAGCAGATGAGCCCAGCTAActgtaaaaaaggaaaacatggaaaattcaAGCGCCAGAAACCTCAGAGACAGTGCTCAGATAGCCACTCTACTagtaaaaatagaaatagtCTTCCATGTGAGAAGAGAACAAGTCAGAAACAGTTGTTCTCTCCCTCAGAAGTGTCCTATCTGAGCTCCTCCAATCTGAATGTCCATCCTCCTGTGGGATTTCCTGCCTATTTGAACCCAGTGTCTACTTTTCCAGCCTCttctggaggagagcagcttGCCCTTCGCTCATCACAACCCCAGTCCATGTCTTCATCACAGCTATGCTGTGGACCACAGTCATACCCAGTCTTTTATCCCCCAAACATAGGCACATTTATGGCTGTATTTTTTCAGGGTTTCCCCATGTATGCTCAGATGCCTCAACATGTCTTTCTCCCTAGCCCTCAGTGTGTTTATCCCCCTTCTTCATATCCATGCACCATGTTACCTCCAGCACCCCCTCCTTGTGCTCCATCACCTGTAGCACCATGCTCTGTGGATCAGCcctttccagcctctcctcactCATCTGTGGAGGACCAGCAAGAGGGCCAGTGTcaccaggccctgctgctgagcagctcaaGGAGCAGCTCCCCACTTCAGCTGAATTTGCTTCAAGAAGAGCTGCCAAAACCTATGGAACTTTCCATTAGTGCTGATGTTAAGCCACATGCAGAAGATAAACAC GATAATGATCCAGAAGATAATGGTAAAACTGCTGCTCTTGAATTTCCTGACCGCTCCTTGTTTGAGGACTCACAGTTGGGTTCAGGCTCAGCAGCATCAGGGAGTGGATCAGCTTTATCTGGTTCTTTAGGCTCTAGCTTCAACGAGACTTCTGGTCATGGCACAG CAGGTagtgggaaaagcagcaagTATTTTGCCAGTAATTATTCTTCTGAAGCTTCCAAAGAAGAGGAGAATcaggaagcagaagaaaaagggaCAGCTTATAAATCGAAGCATGAGTCAGCCTGGGTGATGATGGATCACACACCTGAGAGATTTCTAATGAATTACCAAATGCCAAACAG aaTCAAAGAGGAAGTTCTAAAGCAGGATCTGGAGAAGCTGGCAGtcatgcagaagcagcagccttGGTTCACAGATGGGCAGAAGAAGGAGCTTGCAGAGGTGCACTCGTGGATCAGGACCCAGACTGTGCCCCTGCAAATCAGCACCCAG GGCTGTGTTACGTGTGACAGCAGGGAAGGAAGTTGTGAGGCTGCAGTGGCTGATGACAGCATGGAAAACAAGGGagagccacctccagccctgccacgcTGA